The DNA segment TTGCCCGCTGGTGTCGCGCTTTGCCAACGGCATTTCGGGCGCTGGCCGGCACCCCGGCCTTACTGCAAACCACGCGCGCGGATCAAACCGTGCCGTTCAGTCGGCTTACACTTACCGCCCAATTGGAAGTGCTGACGATTCCGGTCGCACGTTCATGGGAGCTGGGACAGAAGGCCAATCCTTTTCTGCGCGAGTGGCGGGAACGGGCACGGCGGAAGCGACTGCAGGTGACCACCTGGCCCGCGCCAGCGGATCACTGGCTCAGCGGCCGCAGTTACGCGCGCCGGTTCATTCGGCTGCTGAAAACTCCGCCGCCGCCCGGGTCACGGTCACATCCAACGGCATTACAGGCGGCTTTTGTCGCGAAAAAGCTTTACGCAGCAAACCTTTATCCGCTTTTATGGACGAAAGAACCATGAAAGTTCGCGCGGTTATTTTCGACATTTACGCCACCCTGCTGCAGGTTGGGCTGCCGCCCAAACACGCCGACGAGGAGTGGCAGCAGTTGTTCAAAGATTTGCTGCACCGCGAGCCGCCGCTGGGCCGGTTGGAATTTTCCATCGCGTGCAATCGCGCGATCATGCTGCGCCACAATTCCGCCAAGGCGCGCGGAATCGCCTGTCCGGAAGTGGTCTGGGCGGCGGTGATCCGCGAGTTGCTGCCGGACTTTGCGAAACTCAAAGCCAGCCAGAAGGAGGAATTTATTTATCGCCAAATTCAGATCGGTCGCAGCATCAGCTTGATGCCGGGCGCGGGGGAAACCTTGCGTTGGCTGGACGGCAAGAAATGCGCGCTCGGCATTGCCTCGAACGCGCAAGCTTACACGATCCGCGAAGTGGACGCGGAATTGCAGAAGGAAGGTTGCCATTGGAAGATGTTCGACGCCGACCTTTGTTATCTGAGCTATCGCTTCGGCTTTAGCAAACCCGATCCCTACGGTTTTCAAATTCTGCGCACGCGCTTGGAAGCG comes from the Verrucomicrobiia bacterium genome and includes:
- a CDS encoding HAD family hydrolase, producing MKVRAVIFDIYATLLQVGLPPKHADEEWQQLFKDLLHREPPLGRLEFSIACNRAIMLRHNSAKARGIACPEVVWAAVIRELLPDFAKLKASQKEEFIYRQIQIGRSISLMPGAGETLRWLDGKKCALGIASNAQAYTIREVDAELQKEGCHWKMFDADLCYLSYRFGFSKPDPYGFQILRTRLEARGIDPNETLMVGDRLDNDIAPARLHGFQTWHLKSPSPEAQSGPWKKLHAHLMRAL